A window of Strix aluco isolate bStrAlu1 chromosome 11, bStrAlu1.hap1, whole genome shotgun sequence contains these coding sequences:
- the DUSP7 gene encoding dual specificity protein phosphatase 7, whose product MKTQVWGSSPRAPMAAAMPCKSAEWLQEELESGGGRSLLLLDCRPHELFESSHIETAINLAIPGLMLRRLKKGNLPIRSIIPNHEDKERFVKRCKADTVLLYDEATADWQDGGAATSVLGLLLQKLRDDGCKAYYLKGGFNKFQTEYSEHCETNLDSSSPSNSPPASVLGLGGLRISSDCSDGESDREPSSATESDGSPIPNNQPAFPVQILPYLYLGCAKDSTNLDVLGKYGIKYILNVTPNLPNMFEHDGEFKYKQIPISDHWSQNLSQFFPEAIAFIDEARSKKCGILVHCLAGISRSVTVTVAYLMQKLNLSLNDAYDFVKRKKSNISPNFNFMGQLLDFERTLGLNSPCDNRSPSEQLYFTTPTNHNLFQLNTLEST is encoded by the exons ATGAAAACGCAGGTCTGGGGGAGCTCCCCGCGGGCGCCCATGGCTGCGGCGATGCCGTGCAAGAGCGCGGAgtggctgcaggaggagctggagtcGGGCGGCGGCCGCTCGCTGCTGCTGCTCGACTGCCGCCCCCACGAGCTCTTCGAGAGCTCGCACATCGAGACGGCCATCAACCTGGCCATCCCCGGGCTCATGCTCCGCCGCCTCAAGAAGGGCAACCTGCCCATCCGCTCCATCATCCCCAACCACGAGGACAAGGAGCGCTTCGTCAAGCGCTGCAAGGCCGACACCGTGCTGCTCTACGACGAGGCCACCGCCGACTGGCAGGACGGCGGCGCCGCCACCTCCGTCCTGGGGCTCCTGCTCCAGAAGCTGCGCGATGACGGCTGCAAAGCCTATTACCTGAAAG gTGGCTTTAACAAGTTTCAGACTGAGTATTCGGAGCACTGCGAGACGAACCTTGACAGCTCCTCGCCCAGCAACTCTCCCCCTGCATCGGTCCTTGGCCTGGGAGGACTGCGGATAAGCTCCGACTGCTCGGACGGTGAATCCGACAGGGAACCCAGCAGTGCCACGGAGTCAGATGGGAGCCCCATCCCTAACAATCAGCCTGCCTTTCCAGTCCAGATCCTACCTTACCTGTACCTGGGCTGTGCCAAAGATTCGACCAACTTGGACGTCCTGGGCAAATACGGCATTAAATACATCCTGAATGTGACTCCCAACCTGCCAAACATGTTTGAGCACGACGGAGAGTTCAAGTACAAGCAGATCCCCATCTCAGATCACTGGAGCCAGAACCTCTCGCAGTTCTTTCCCGAGGCCATTGCTTTCATTG ATGAGGCCCGTTCCAAGAAGTGTGGGATCCTTGTTCACTGCCTCGCCGGCATCAGCCGGTCTGTAACAGTCACTGTCGCCTACTTGATGCAAAAACTCAACTTGTCCCTGAATGATGCCTATGactttgtgaaaaggaaaaaatccaacaTTTCCCCAAACTTTAACTTCATGGGCCAGCTCCTGGACTTTGAGAGGACTCTGGGACTCAACAGCCCGTGTGACAACCGCTCACCCAGCGAACAGCTCTACTTCACCACCCCTACCAACCACAACCTGTTTCAGCTGAACACTCTGGAGTCCACATGA